In Pseudomonas nunensis, a single window of DNA contains:
- a CDS encoding SDR family oxidoreductase, producing MRLSEARVILTGASGGIGLAIASALCASGARILAVARHREVLEPLLARYPQHLAWVAADLTFLADRRKVLAAAEAIGGINLLINAAGVNHFAMLEQLDDSEINAMLAVNISAPICLTKLLLPLLKQADSAMVVNVGSTYGSIGYAGYASYCATKFALRGFSEALRRELADTRVGVLYVAPRATRTTMNSPAAQALNDALKANVDDPQTVASAVMHAIAGDRRDLYLGWPERFFVRLNSLLPTLVDKGLRKQLPLIRRFSQKPDNENLKP from the coding sequence ATGCGCCTATCTGAGGCTCGGGTGATTTTGACCGGTGCCAGTGGCGGCATCGGCCTGGCCATCGCCAGCGCCCTGTGCGCCAGCGGTGCGCGGATATTGGCGGTGGCCCGGCATCGCGAAGTGCTGGAACCGTTACTGGCGCGCTATCCGCAGCACCTGGCCTGGGTCGCGGCCGACCTGACGTTTCTCGCCGATCGCCGCAAGGTCCTGGCCGCCGCCGAGGCCATCGGCGGCATCAACCTGTTGATCAACGCCGCCGGAGTCAACCACTTCGCCATGTTGGAACAGCTCGACGACAGTGAAATCAACGCCATGCTCGCGGTGAACATCAGCGCACCGATCTGCCTGACCAAGCTGCTGTTGCCGCTGCTCAAGCAAGCCGACAGCGCGATGGTGGTGAACGTCGGCTCGACCTATGGCTCCATCGGCTATGCCGGTTACGCCAGCTATTGCGCGACCAAATTCGCCCTGCGCGGATTCTCCGAAGCGCTGCGCCGGGAACTGGCGGACACCCGGGTCGGCGTGCTCTACGTCGCCCCCCGCGCCACCCGCACGACGATGAACAGCCCGGCAGCCCAGGCCTTGAACGATGCGCTGAAAGCCAATGTCGATGACCCGCAAACCGTCGCTTCGGCAGTCATGCACGCGATTGCCGGTGACCGTCGCGACCTGTACCTGGGCTGGCCCGAGCGTTTTTTCGTGCGCCTCAACAGCTTGCTGCCCACCTTGGTGGATAAGGGCCTGCGCAAGCAGTTGCCGCTGATCCGCCGCTTCAGCCAGAAACCCGACAACGAGAACCTCAAGCCATGA
- a CDS encoding TenA family transcriptional regulator codes for MNFFDTLQEATQAERIELFNLPIIRDALEGKVSLESYRAFLAQAYYHVRHTVPLMMACGARLPSRLEWLRKAVCEYIEDEYGHEQWVLDDIAACGGDKDAVRNGRPSLPIELMVSFLYDLIARDNPVGLFGMVNVLEGTSIALATHAAGSIRERLELPESAFSYLSSHGSLDVEHMQTYRRLMNTLEDPADQAAVIHASKVVYRLYTDMFRGLPRDGENLHAPI; via the coding sequence ATGAATTTTTTCGACACGCTGCAAGAAGCCACGCAGGCAGAACGCATCGAGCTGTTCAACCTGCCGATCATCCGCGATGCCCTCGAAGGCAAGGTCAGCCTTGAGAGCTACCGCGCCTTCCTGGCCCAGGCCTACTACCACGTGCGCCATACCGTGCCGTTGATGATGGCTTGCGGCGCGCGTCTGCCTTCGCGCCTGGAATGGTTGCGCAAAGCGGTCTGCGAGTACATCGAAGACGAATACGGTCACGAGCAATGGGTGCTCGATGACATCGCGGCCTGCGGCGGTGACAAGGATGCGGTCCGCAACGGGCGTCCGTCCCTGCCGATCGAATTGATGGTCAGTTTTCTCTACGACCTGATTGCCCGGGACAACCCCGTGGGCCTGTTCGGCATGGTCAATGTGCTGGAAGGCACCAGCATTGCCCTGGCGACCCACGCGGCGGGCAGCATTCGCGAGCGCCTGGAGTTGCCGGAAAGCGCCTTCAGCTACTTGAGTTCCCACGGTTCGCTGGACGTGGAGCACATGCAGACTTACCGCCGACTGATGAACACCCTTGAGGACCCGGCCGACCAGGCGGCGGTCATTCACGCTTCGAAAGTGGTGTACCGACTGTATACCGACATGTTTCGTGGTTTGCCGCGTGACGGGGAGAACCTGCATGCGCCTATCTGA
- a CDS encoding AMP-binding protein, producing the protein MSPEVERFEQTLRSHAERKANGVALWGDQLKLDYATLYAQVIYRRQRLRVENVKVVALALDNGVEAILWDLAALFEGVTCLTLPPFFSAAQRRHCLEQSQAERVVAEPALDTELQAAGYEKTGEFWRRSFNGPQRLPDGTAKLTFTSGTTGTPKGVCLSGEAILRVARELDQASKPTDPQHHLALLPLAILLENIGCYAALYAGATLSVPSQKALGIQGASGVDVPQLLGCLASRAPESLILVPQLLLMLVSAAEQKAFNPQSLRFAAVGGARVAEELLHRAQRVGIPVYEGYGLSECASVVCLNRPGARRPGSVGRPLPHVEIRLAEDGEVLIKGSTLLGYLGDVPHAEEWWPSGDLGEFDPEGFLYLKGRKKHQFVTSFGRNVNPEWVEAELTQRRHIAQAFVYGEAMPSNHALLWPHRPDCSDEQLADAVAEANEALPDYAQVQHWSRLTQPFTPANGLLTANGRPRRDAIVERYRAQLTESAFPEESAS; encoded by the coding sequence ATGTCGCCTGAAGTCGAGCGTTTCGAACAGACCCTGCGCAGCCATGCCGAACGCAAGGCCAACGGCGTCGCCCTGTGGGGTGATCAGTTGAAACTGGATTACGCCACGCTTTACGCACAAGTGATCTATCGCCGACAACGTTTGCGGGTTGAAAACGTCAAGGTCGTGGCACTGGCGCTGGACAACGGCGTCGAGGCCATCCTCTGGGACCTCGCCGCGCTGTTCGAAGGCGTAACCTGCCTGACGCTCCCGCCCTTTTTCAGCGCGGCTCAACGCCGTCATTGCCTGGAACAAAGCCAGGCTGAACGGGTAGTCGCCGAGCCGGCACTGGACACCGAACTGCAAGCAGCCGGGTACGAGAAAACCGGCGAGTTCTGGCGCCGCAGCTTCAATGGTCCGCAACGATTGCCCGATGGCACGGCCAAGCTGACCTTCACCTCGGGCACCACCGGCACACCCAAAGGCGTGTGCTTGAGTGGCGAAGCGATTCTGCGAGTCGCCCGCGAACTCGATCAGGCCAGCAAACCGACTGATCCGCAGCATCATCTGGCGCTGCTGCCCCTGGCGATCCTGCTGGAAAATATCGGCTGTTACGCCGCGCTGTATGCCGGCGCAACCTTGAGTGTACCCAGCCAAAAAGCCCTGGGCATCCAGGGCGCCAGTGGCGTCGATGTGCCGCAATTGCTCGGTTGCCTGGCCAGCCGTGCGCCCGAGAGCCTGATTCTGGTGCCGCAGTTGCTGCTGATGCTGGTCAGCGCCGCCGAGCAAAAGGCCTTTAACCCGCAATCACTGCGATTTGCCGCTGTCGGCGGTGCGCGGGTTGCCGAAGAGCTGCTGCACAGGGCGCAACGGGTCGGCATTCCGGTCTACGAGGGTTATGGGCTCTCGGAATGCGCGTCAGTGGTGTGCCTCAACCGCCCCGGAGCGCGCCGCCCCGGCAGTGTCGGCCGGCCCCTGCCCCACGTGGAGATTCGCCTGGCCGAGGACGGTGAAGTGCTGATCAAGGGCTCGACCCTGCTCGGGTATCTGGGGGATGTGCCCCACGCTGAAGAGTGGTGGCCCAGTGGCGATCTCGGCGAGTTCGACCCCGAAGGTTTTCTCTACCTCAAGGGGCGCAAGAAACATCAATTCGTCACCAGTTTCGGGCGCAACGTGAACCCCGAGTGGGTCGAAGCCGAACTGACCCAGCGCCGCCATATCGCCCAGGCCTTCGTCTATGGCGAAGCGATGCCCAGCAACCACGCACTGCTCTGGCCGCATCGCCCGGATTGCTCCGACGAGCAACTGGCGGATGCCGTGGCCGAAGCGAACGAAGCCTTGCCCGATTACGCCCAGGTCCAACACTGGTCCCGCCTGACTCAACCTTTTACCCCCGCCAATGGCTTGCTCACCGCCAATGGCCGTCCGCGCCGGGATGCCATCGTCGAGCGCTACCGGGCGCAGCTCACTGAATCCGCTTTTCCGGAGGAATCCGCATCATGA
- a CDS encoding thermostable hemolysin produces MPDYDWNIPLPLRFGQAETPQMSLTRALPGEPQRTVFEAYIQQRFRKAHGADIRHFMPELFGLRNAADELCAVAGVRRANEEPLFLERYLDESIDPLISAAADRPVDRAGIVEVGNLAASDTGSARLSIIAITYLLAMGGLEWVAFTGNIGLVNSFHRLGLKPVTLCAADPARLGDDLQHWGSYYESKPWVHVGNIRAGFIHLRNIGMFNRLGLPSSIEDSSHVA; encoded by the coding sequence ATGCCCGATTACGACTGGAACATCCCTTTGCCCCTGCGCTTCGGTCAAGCCGAAACCCCGCAGATGAGTCTGACCAGAGCCCTGCCCGGCGAGCCGCAGCGCACTGTCTTCGAAGCCTATATCCAGCAACGTTTCCGCAAGGCCCACGGTGCCGATATCCGCCATTTCATGCCGGAGCTGTTCGGCCTGCGCAACGCCGCCGACGAGCTCTGCGCAGTGGCCGGCGTGCGGCGGGCGAATGAAGAGCCGCTGTTTCTGGAACGTTACCTGGACGAATCCATCGACCCGCTGATCAGCGCCGCCGCTGATCGACCGGTGGATCGCGCCGGCATCGTCGAGGTGGGCAACCTGGCCGCCAGCGACACCGGCAGTGCGCGCCTGAGCATCATCGCTATCACCTACCTGCTGGCCATGGGCGGCCTGGAATGGGTGGCGTTCACCGGCAATATCGGCCTGGTGAACAGCTTTCATCGCCTCGGTCTGAAACCGGTCACGCTTTGCGCCGCCGACCCGGCTCGGCTGGGCGACGACCTTCAGCACTGGGGCAGTTATTACGAAAGCAAGCCCTGGGTGCACGTCGGCAACATCCGCGCCGGGTTCATTCACTTGCGCAACATCGGGATGTTCAATCGCCTGGGGTTGCCGTCGTCCATCGAGGACTCCAGCCATGTCGCCTGA
- a CDS encoding cytochrome b, with protein sequence MTRDSIAHRYGNLSITLHWLMLALFVGVYACIEIKGLLPRGSSAKSLFMGLHGVFGISIFVLVWVRLIGRLTPRPPITPAPPSWQTGVSHLMHLALYVLMIATPVLGWLTLAVAGKPLPYFDWPLLSPVAIDPDLAKQIKYWHELLGSTGYWLIGLHAAAGLFHHYWVRDNTLVRMLPGRSAERQR encoded by the coding sequence ATGACCCGCGATTCAATCGCCCACCGCTATGGAAACCTGTCGATCACCCTGCACTGGCTGATGCTGGCGCTGTTTGTCGGCGTTTATGCCTGCATCGAAATCAAAGGGCTGCTGCCCCGTGGCAGCTCTGCCAAGAGCCTGTTCATGGGCCTGCATGGCGTGTTCGGTATCAGCATTTTTGTGTTGGTGTGGGTTCGGTTGATCGGGCGCCTGACACCGCGTCCACCGATCACCCCGGCCCCGCCGAGCTGGCAAACCGGCGTGTCGCACCTGATGCATCTGGCGCTTTATGTCTTGATGATTGCCACGCCGGTGTTGGGTTGGCTGACCCTGGCGGTCGCTGGCAAACCGCTGCCGTATTTCGATTGGCCATTGCTGTCGCCAGTGGCGATTGATCCGGACCTGGCCAAGCAGATCAAGTATTGGCATGAGCTGCTCGGCAGCACCGGTTACTGGTTGATCGGCTTGCACGCGGCGGCGGGATTGTTCCATCACTACTGGGTGCGCGATAACACGCTGGTGCGCATGCTGCCGGGGCGTTCCGCAGAACGTCAGCGCTGA
- a CDS encoding DUF6124 family protein — protein MFKVTPNPPNTDPVPYDASFDLDPQKLKAAADRTLNFYLNPGATKTQIPPRSSGTFLTIDAAVDDETLLVEAYESVSSVRKMLIDLAELEDGPRRHTMLVMHRALLIGEMAVNRVLDNHKPG, from the coding sequence ATGTTCAAAGTTACTCCCAACCCCCCGAATACTGATCCAGTACCCTACGACGCCTCTTTTGATCTTGACCCACAAAAGCTGAAAGCAGCGGCCGATCGCACGCTCAACTTCTACCTTAACCCCGGGGCGACGAAAACGCAGATACCGCCCCGCAGTTCCGGCACCTTTCTCACCATCGACGCAGCGGTGGATGACGAAACGTTGCTGGTCGAGGCTTATGAGTCGGTGTCATCGGTGCGCAAGATGCTCATCGACCTCGCCGAGCTGGAAGACGGCCCGCGCCGCCATACGATGCTGGTGATGCATCGGGCGCTGCTGATCGGTGAGATGGCGGTCAATCGCGTACTGGATAACCACAAGCCTGGGTAG
- a CDS encoding DNA alkylation repair protein: MTAAETPAPALKEIFNAERLKHIATEMTAVYPAFNAKAFLKMANEGLADLSIMQRMARVSECLHAVLPLGYEESLDVLRALAPRLNSGFVSISLPHYVAMYGAHDFDQSMEALKFFTSFGSSEFAIRHFLRSDLEQSLALMQVWSLDENEHVRRLASEGSRPRLPWSFRLEPIQADPRLAAAILENLKADESLYVRKSVANHLNDITKDHPEWVLDLIEGWSLENKHTAWIAKHALRSLIKQGNQRALAVIGAGGKPEVEIVGVKVEPAVIRLGEKITLSFSVKSTVAESQRLVIDYAIDYVKANGSTSAKVFKLKALTLPGHAVEMVSRGQQIKELTTRRHYAGAHAVHIMVNGELLASTSFEILP; encoded by the coding sequence ATGACCGCCGCTGAAACCCCTGCCCCGGCGCTGAAGGAAATCTTCAACGCCGAGCGCCTCAAGCACATCGCGACCGAAATGACGGCGGTTTACCCGGCGTTCAACGCCAAAGCCTTCTTGAAAATGGCCAATGAAGGCCTGGCTGACCTGTCGATCATGCAGCGCATGGCACGGGTCAGCGAGTGCCTGCATGCGGTGTTGCCGCTGGGGTATGAAGAATCCCTGGACGTGTTGCGTGCCCTCGCCCCTCGGCTGAACAGTGGGTTTGTCAGCATCTCCCTGCCGCATTACGTCGCGATGTACGGCGCACATGACTTTGACCAGTCAATGGAAGCGCTGAAGTTTTTCACCTCGTTCGGTTCATCCGAGTTTGCGATCAGGCATTTTCTGCGCAGTGATCTTGAGCAATCGTTGGCGTTGATGCAGGTGTGGTCGCTGGATGAAAACGAACATGTGCGCAGGCTGGCCAGCGAAGGCAGTCGTCCGCGATTGCCGTGGTCGTTTCGCCTGGAACCGATTCAGGCTGACCCGAGGTTAGCGGCGGCGATTCTCGAGAACCTCAAGGCGGATGAAAGCCTTTATGTGCGCAAGTCTGTCGCCAATCACCTCAATGACATCACCAAGGATCACCCGGAGTGGGTGCTGGATTTGATTGAGGGTTGGTCGTTGGAGAACAAGCACACCGCGTGGATTGCAAAACATGCGCTGCGCAGTTTGATCAAACAGGGGAATCAGCGGGCGTTGGCGGTGATTGGGGCTGGCGGGAAGCCTGAGGTTGAGATTGTCGGGGTGAAGGTTGAGCCGGCGGTGATTCGGTTGGGGGAGAAAATCACGCTTTCGTTTAGCGTGAAATCCACGGTGGCGGAGAGTCAGCGGCTGGTGATCGACTACGCCATCGATTACGTCAAAGCGAATGGCAGCACGTCCGCGAAAGTGTTCAAGCTGAAGGCCCTGACCCTGCCCGGCCATGCTGTTGAAATGGTCAGCCGTGGGCAGCAAATCAAAGAGCTGACCACGCGTAGGCATTACGCGGGCGCGCATGCCGTGCACATCATGGTGAATGGTGAGTTGTTGGCCAGCACCTCTTTCGAAATCCTTCCCTGA
- a CDS encoding glutathione S-transferase translates to MKLIGMLDSPYVRRVAISARHLGIDLEHDSVSVFRHFEQFQQINPVVKAPTLILDDGEVLVDSTLIIDYLEALAGPSKSLMPSDLKQRLRSLRVIGLALAACEKSVQLYYERNLRPADIQYQPWVERVEGQLSAAYSALERELSKQPLPGGSAIAQDGITVAVAWSFTNLVVPDQVDAERFPQIAEFTAQAEKLEAFIATPIT, encoded by the coding sequence ATGAAACTGATCGGTATGCTGGATTCACCTTACGTGCGCCGTGTGGCGATTTCTGCCAGACACTTGGGCATCGATCTTGAGCACGACTCGGTGTCGGTGTTTCGGCATTTCGAGCAGTTCCAGCAGATCAATCCGGTGGTCAAGGCGCCGACACTGATACTGGATGACGGTGAAGTGTTGGTCGATTCGACGCTGATCATTGATTACCTCGAAGCGCTGGCCGGGCCTTCTAAAAGCTTGATGCCGAGCGATCTGAAGCAGCGTCTGCGATCTTTGCGGGTGATCGGACTGGCACTGGCGGCGTGCGAGAAGTCTGTGCAGCTTTACTACGAACGTAACCTGCGGCCGGCGGACATTCAGTATCAGCCGTGGGTTGAGCGAGTTGAAGGGCAGCTCTCGGCGGCCTATTCGGCGCTGGAGCGGGAGCTTTCGAAGCAACCATTGCCGGGTGGTTCCGCGATTGCGCAGGACGGGATTACCGTGGCGGTCGCCTGGAGCTTCACCAACCTCGTGGTACCAGATCAAGTCGATGCGGAGCGCTTCCCGCAGATCGCCGAGTTCACCGCGCAGGCGGAAAAGCTTGAGGCGTTCATCGCTACCCCGATAACCTGA
- a CDS encoding MurR/RpiR family transcriptional regulator, producing the protein MSRTDQPATTESTPESDLQSPPINAERLLQLITNEYESLPRQLKRIATYMSQQSDRIMVDRISDIARECEVHPSAIVRFSQRFGFSGFSEMQALFREAYTHKTTPVQNYQQRIRSMIANKSQKASGGDLARECVNATLSGIERLGMELDDVAFDKAVDLVVNADNIYVVGVRRSFAVADYLVYNLQHTNKRIHLVSGLGGSYREQMRSVRANDLVIAISFTPYGKETQHCLRIAQHHQAKTLIITDSNLSPLAKRASTVLLVNEGSSFAFRSLSATLCLCQALFIAVAYRLELKVDEIHEQVGFED; encoded by the coding sequence ATGTCCCGCACCGATCAGCCGGCTACGACCGAGAGCACGCCCGAGAGCGACCTCCAGAGCCCACCGATCAATGCCGAGCGATTGCTGCAGCTGATCACCAACGAATACGAAAGCCTGCCGCGCCAGCTCAAACGCATCGCCACCTACATGAGCCAGCAGAGCGACCGGATCATGGTCGATCGCATCAGCGACATCGCCCGGGAATGCGAAGTGCACCCCTCGGCCATCGTGCGCTTCTCCCAGCGCTTCGGTTTCAGCGGTTTCAGCGAGATGCAGGCGCTGTTCCGCGAGGCGTACACGCACAAGACCACGCCAGTGCAGAACTACCAGCAACGCATCCGCAGCATGATCGCCAACAAGTCGCAGAAGGCCAGCGGCGGCGACCTCGCCCGCGAATGCGTCAACGCCACGCTGTCGGGCATCGAACGCCTGGGCATGGAACTCGACGATGTGGCCTTCGACAAAGCCGTGGATCTCGTGGTGAATGCCGACAACATCTACGTGGTCGGCGTGCGCCGTTCATTCGCGGTGGCCGACTATCTGGTCTACAACCTGCAACACACCAACAAGCGCATTCACCTGGTGTCCGGCCTCGGTGGCAGTTATCGCGAGCAAATGCGCAGCGTGCGCGCCAACGACCTGGTGATCGCCATCAGCTTCACGCCCTACGGCAAGGAAACCCAACACTGCCTGCGCATCGCCCAGCACCATCAGGCGAAAACTTTGATCATCACCGACAGCAACCTTTCGCCGCTGGCCAAGCGGGCGAGCACGGTGCTGCTGGTGAATGAAGGGAGTTCGTTTGCGTTCCGGTCGCTGAGTGCGACGTTGTGTTTGTGTCAGGCGTTGTTTATTGCGGTGGCGTATCGGTTGGAATTGAAGGTGGATGAGATTCATGAGCAGGTGGGGTTTGAGGATTAG
- a CDS encoding bifunctional 5-dehydro-2-deoxygluconokinase/5-dehydro-2-deoxyphosphogluconate aldolase, whose protein sequence is MGQTRFASGRQLDLICLGRLGVDLYAQQVGARLEDVSSFAKYLGGSSANIAFGTARLGLKSAMLSRVGDDHMGRFLLESLAREGCDVSGIKVDPERLTAMVLLGLKDRETFPLVFYRENCADMALRAEDISEAFIASSKALLITGTHFSTDGVYKASIQALDYAEKHNVKRILDIDYRPVLWGLAGKADGETRFVADQNVSQHVQKILPRFDLIVGTEEEFLIAGGSEDLLTALRNVRRLSDATLVVKLGPQGCTVIHGVIPVRLEDGAIYPGVRVEVLNVLGAGDAFMSGFLAGWLEDASDERCCQLANACGGLVVSRHACAPAMPTRAELDYLFNSPVPITRPDQDATLQRLHQVSVPRKQWKQLFIFAFDHRGQLVELAHKGGRDLNAIGELKQLFIKAVERVEADLRTQGIEADVGLLADQRFGQDSLNAATGRGWWVARPVEVQGSRPLAFEHGRSIGSNLIAWPQEQIIKCLVQFHPDDEPLLRLEQEAQIKGLYQASQVSGHELLLEIIPPKDHPSAHPDVLYRALKRLYNLGIYPAWWKIEAQSAEEWKQLDELIQERDPYCRGVVLLGLNAPAAALAEGFQQASQSQTCRGFAVGRTIFQEPSRAWMAGEIDDETLIRQVQGTFVELIDAWRTARA, encoded by the coding sequence ATGGGCCAGACTCGTTTTGCCAGTGGGCGTCAATTGGATCTGATTTGCCTGGGGCGCCTTGGCGTCGACCTCTATGCGCAGCAAGTCGGCGCGCGGTTGGAAGATGTTTCAAGCTTCGCCAAATACCTCGGTGGATCCTCCGCCAATATCGCCTTCGGGACCGCACGCCTGGGCCTCAAGTCGGCCATGCTGAGCCGGGTAGGCGACGACCACATGGGCCGCTTCCTGCTCGAATCCCTGGCCCGCGAAGGCTGTGATGTCAGCGGGATCAAGGTCGATCCGGAACGCCTGACCGCCATGGTCCTGCTGGGCCTCAAGGATCGCGAAACCTTTCCCCTGGTGTTCTACCGCGAGAACTGCGCCGACATGGCGCTGCGGGCCGAAGACATCAGCGAAGCCTTTATTGCCTCCAGCAAAGCCTTGCTGATCACCGGCACGCATTTCTCCACCGACGGCGTGTACAAGGCGAGCATCCAGGCACTGGACTACGCCGAAAAACACAACGTCAAACGCATTCTCGACATCGACTATCGCCCGGTACTCTGGGGCCTGGCCGGCAAGGCCGACGGCGAAACCCGTTTCGTCGCGGACCAGAACGTCAGCCAGCACGTGCAGAAAATCCTCCCGCGTTTTGACTTGATCGTCGGCACCGAAGAAGAGTTTTTGATTGCCGGCGGTTCCGAGGATTTGCTTACCGCGTTGCGCAACGTACGACGCCTGAGTGATGCGACCTTGGTGGTAAAGCTCGGCCCGCAGGGTTGCACGGTGATTCATGGGGTGATTCCGGTGCGCCTTGAAGACGGCGCGATCTACCCGGGTGTGCGCGTCGAAGTGCTCAACGTGTTGGGTGCCGGCGATGCCTTCATGTCGGGCTTCCTCGCCGGTTGGCTGGAAGACGCCAGCGACGAGCGTTGCTGCCAGTTAGCCAATGCCTGCGGCGGTCTGGTGGTGTCGCGCCACGCCTGCGCCCCGGCAATGCCTACCCGCGCCGAACTCGACTATCTATTCAACAGCCCGGTGCCGATCACCCGGCCGGATCAGGACGCCACGCTGCAACGCTTGCATCAGGTCAGCGTGCCGCGCAAACAATGGAAGCAACTGTTCATCTTCGCCTTCGACCATCGCGGGCAGTTGGTGGAGCTGGCGCACAAGGGCGGTCGCGACCTGAATGCGATTGGCGAACTGAAACAACTGTTTATCAAAGCCGTGGAGCGGGTCGAAGCTGATTTGCGTACTCAGGGCATCGAAGCTGATGTCGGGCTGCTGGCGGATCAACGTTTCGGCCAGGACTCACTGAACGCCGCCACCGGTCGTGGCTGGTGGGTGGCGCGGCCGGTGGAAGTCCAGGGGTCGCGGCCACTGGCTTTCGAGCACGGGCGCTCCATTGGCAGCAACCTGATTGCCTGGCCGCAAGAACAAATCATCAAGTGCCTGGTGCAATTTCATCCGGATGACGAGCCACTGCTGCGTCTGGAACAGGAAGCGCAGATCAAGGGTTTGTACCAGGCGTCGCAGGTCAGCGGGCATGAACTGCTGCTGGAAATCATCCCGCCCAAGGATCACCCATCGGCTCATCCCGACGTGCTGTATCGCGCGCTGAAACGCCTCTACAACCTGGGCATCTACCCGGCGTGGTGGAAGATCGAAGCGCAGAGTGCCGAGGAATGGAAACAGCTCGATGAGTTGATTCAGGAGCGTGACCCGTATTGCCGTGGGGTTGTGCTGTTGGGCCTGAATGCCCCGGCGGCGGCGTTGGCCGAGGGCTTTCAACAGGCCAGCCAGAGTCAGACCTGTCGCGGATTTGCCGTGGGCCGCACGATTTTCCAGGAGCCGAGCCGGGCGTGGATGGCGGGGGAAATCGACGATGAAACGTTGATCCGCCAGGTGCAGGGCACGTTTGTTGAATTGATCGATGCCTGGCGCACGGCCCGCGCCTGA